The following nucleotide sequence is from Agromyces sp. SYSU T00194.
AGGGCGGGCCCCGGGTCGGCGAGCGTGGTCCTGCGGTCGTAGTCGAGGGCCTGCCATGCGGTCGAGAGGGGGTTCCCGGCGGCGACCCACGCGGCGACGACCCCGCGCAACCGCGGGATGAGGATGTCGGCCACCGCCTGTCGCGCGGCGGCATCCAGGTCCCAGTGGGCGGGCAACGACCCCTTCTCGTCCTCGGTCAGGGTGACCTCGCTCCCGGCGGTGTGGGGCAGGTGCAGGAAGTGCCCGACCTCGTGGGCGAACAGGTTCGGTTCCGACAGGCCGTGCGGGAAGGCCACGAACTCGTGCTCGGCACCCGAGAACGCCCCCTGCCACGGCGCGAGCGACCAGGCGCCGGGCCCGCCCGCGAGGCGCGTGCCGGACCGGAAGAAGACGACGAGCCGGCCCCGCCGACGGGCGGCGTAGTCGCTGCGCGCGGTGTCGTGACGGACCGCCCAGGCCTCCTGGTCGGCCACCGGGAACGGACGGTCCTGACGAGTGAAGTCCACCCTCAGGCGAGGCGGGATCGTCCAATCCTGATTGAGCAGCGTCGACTCGCGTCGCACCACGTCGAGTGCGCCGTTGCACCGGAACCGGATGCCCGCGGAGCCGGCGTACGGGTCGGTCCGCTCGAAGAACTGCGCGATGTCGGCGTCGGCGAGGGCGTGCGCGCCGCCGTGCGCGCCGTCGTCGTCGGCGCAGAGCACCGCGAGGACTCGGATCGTGATCATGCTCCGACGCTAGGGAGCCCGGGCATCTGCCGGCACCGGGCAGGCCCCAACCCCGCCGGGGGCTGTCCCGGGCCGGGATGGCAGACTGGCCCCGCCGGAGTACCGGTGCAGGTCCGGAGGGAGCGACGTGGAGCAGGTGGGGTGGAGCGACCGGCTCGGACGGGTCGGCGCGTGGGCAGGGGTGACCGCGATCGACGCGGCCGCGGCCGTCGAGATCGAGGCGCTCGGGTACGGCACGGTCTGGCAGGGCGGGTCGCCCCGGGCCGACCTGCGGCGGGCCGAGGAACTCCTCGACGCGACCGAGTCGCTGCACGTCGCCACCGGGGTCGTGAACATCTGGAAGGCAGACGCCGGCGAGCTCGCCGACGCGTACCATCGCGTGGCCGACCGCCACCCGGGCCGGCTGCTGCTCGGCATCGGGTCGGGGCACCGCGAGGCCACGCCGCACCGGGAGCGGCCGCTGCGGGCGATGCAGCGGTACCTCGACGTGCTCGATGCCCGCGGCGTGCCGGTCGGCGACCGCCTCGTCTCGGCGCTCGGGCCGAAGATGCTCGCCATCGCGGCCGAGCGCAGCGCGGGGACGCACCCCTACCTCACGGTGCCGTCGCAGACCGCCGGCATGCGCGCCGTGCTCGGTGCGGGAGTGCTCGTCGCGCCCGAGCAGACGGTCGTGCTCGACGAGGACGACGACGGGGCGCGGTCGGCGGCGCGCGCCTTCCTGCACCGCTACCTGCAGCTGTCGAACTACGCCGACACCATGCGTCGGGCGGGATTCGGCGACGCCGACCTCGCCGACGGCGGCAGCGACGCGCTCGTCGACCGGATCATCGTGCACGGCTCGGCCGCGGCGGTGGCCCGGGGCATCCGCGCCCACCTCGAGGCGGGGG
It contains:
- a CDS encoding TIGR03620 family F420-dependent LLM class oxidoreductase, translated to MEQVGWSDRLGRVGAWAGVTAIDAAAAVEIEALGYGTVWQGGSPRADLRRAEELLDATESLHVATGVVNIWKADAGELADAYHRVADRHPGRLLLGIGSGHREATPHRERPLRAMQRYLDVLDARGVPVGDRLVSALGPKMLAIAAERSAGTHPYLTVPSQTAGMRAVLGAGVLVAPEQTVVLDEDDDGARSAARAFLHRYLQLSNYADTMRRAGFGDADLADGGSDALVDRIIVHGSAAAVARGIRAHLEAGADHVCVQVVPGDGALAGLAVLAGELEDELRTAGAVDH